The Bacteroidota bacterium DNA window AGTCGATGCGATAGGGTCTCCCGACCTCAGCGCGCTCATGACTGAGTTGACGCTTAGCCTCCACGGGGACTTGAGGGTCGTGGATTTGGGTCCCTCGAACCTGCGGATATCAGAGACATCGCTTGGGTGGTACCGTATCGGGCAAGAGGCGATGAACGAGGCCTTCACGGGGCTACTGTGGCTTAGGATGTGGGGTTGCCGCCGCTATGGGATAAGTCTCGTTGGAAGCCTCGCAGAGAGAGGCGCTGACTTTGATCTTGACCTGTGCAGGGTGCGCTCAGAAGGTCAGTGCTACTGGGAAGGGGGCGTCACATACAGGCAGCGAAACAACCCACACTTCTACGCTCCCGGCGGCGTGACTTCAGAAGTACTCAACCGCGAGATTTCGCTTAGAGCTATCAGGTGTAGCCGTGAGGATACCCAAGCCAGGTTTGGCGAGTTGTATGAGGGGTTTGAGGTTGAGTTCGACACGTAGGCACCACCCCATCACCTTGAACATAATTCCTGCCCGAACCCGGGGCCGGCAAGGCCCGCCGCCCCTATTACCAGTCTCTAACCCCAGTCTCGCGACTATGCCTCGTCTCATCGTTCTCGCTATCGCTGCGGCACTCGCGCTCCCCGCTCTCGCGCAGGAGGCCGCGCCGCACACGCTGCCCTTTTCCTCGACGGGCCACACCCTCGAACTCGAGGTCGCCCACCCTATGAGCAATGTCGAGAGCACGACGCTCACCGTTCGGCTCGCCGACGTTCCGGCCTGGCTCACAGTCACCCCGGCTGAGCGCACCCTTGACGACCTCGAGCCTGGCACGACGACGCTCACCCGCTTTGCCTTCGAAGCCGCTCCCGACGCCCCCGTCGGCAAGCCCGGTGTCATGCGCTTCGACATCACCTCAGCCGAGGGGCTCACCTGGAGCAAGAGCGTGCGCCTGGAGGTGTCCGCACCGGACGACTTCGCGCTGGCAGCGGCCTACCCCAACCCGTTCGGTCCTCAGCCCGCGACCATCGCCTTCGACGTGCCCCGCGAGGGGACGGTGCGCGTGATGGTGTACGACCTGCTGGGGCGGGAAGTGATGCGGCTCGCCGATGACGAGTTCGAGCCAGGGCGGCACACGGTGTCGCTGGATCCCGGGCGTCTGGCAAACGGCGTGTACGTAGTGCGGCTGAGCGGCGAAGACGAGAAGAGCGAACGGGCGGTGGCGTACCAGAAGCTCACGCTCGTGCGGTGAGAGTACGCCGGGCGTCC harbors:
- a CDS encoding T9SS type A sorting domain-containing protein: MPRLIVLAIAAALALPALAQEAAPHTLPFSSTGHTLELEVAHPMSNVESTTLTVRLADVPAWLTVTPAERTLDDLEPGTTTLTRFAFEAAPDAPVGKPGVMRFDITSAEGLTWSKSVRLEVSAPDDFALAAAYPNPFGPQPATIAFDVPREGTVRVMVYDLLGREVMRLADDEFEPGRHTVSLDPGRLANGVYVVRLSGEDEKSERAVAYQKLTLVR